One Trichosurus vulpecula isolate mTriVul1 chromosome 7, mTriVul1.pri, whole genome shotgun sequence genomic region harbors:
- the LOC118857914 gene encoding olfactory receptor 2T29-like yields the protein MKQTMWLENRTFGTDFILLGLFSQSKYPTLFYSLIFIIFIVALTENATLVLLIQSDPHLHTPMYFFISQLSLMDMMYISVTVPKMLLDQVIGIHHISAPSCGIQMFLYLTLAGAEFFLLSAMSYDRYMAICHPLRYPILMNHRVCILLAIVCWFLGSIDGFMLTPITMSFPFCKSREIQHFFCEVPALLKLSCSDTSLYETVMYLCCVLMLLIPVIVILSSYSLILLTVCRMNSATGHRKAFATCSSHITVVFLFYGAAVYTYMLPASYHTAGKDMMVSVFYTILTPVINPLIYSVRNKDITAALKKMVWSKQALANFHK from the coding sequence ATGAAGCAAACAATGTGGTTGGAGAATCGAACTTTTGGGACTGATTTCATCCTGCTGGGGCTCTTTAGCCAAAGCAAATACCCTACTCTCTTCTACTCACTGATATTCATTATCTTCATAGTAGCTCTGACTGAGAATGCAACTTTGGTTCTTTTGATTCAAAGTGATCCCCACCTCCACACTCCCATGTACTTCTTCATCAGTCAGCTTTCCCTCATGGACATGATGTATATCTCTGTCACTGTGCCCAAGATGTTGTTGGATCAGGTGATTGGGATTCATCATATTTCAGCTCCAAGCTGTGGAATCCAGATGTTTCTCTATCTGACACTTGCAGGAGCAGAGTTCTTCCTTTTGTCAGCCATGTCCTATGACAGGTATATGGCCATTTGTCACCCTCTCCGCTACCCCATCCTCATGAACCATAGAGTTTGCATACTCCTTGCAATTGTCTGTTGGTTCTTGGGCTCCATTGATGGTTTCATGCTCACTCCTATCACCATGAGCTTCCCCTTTTGTAAATCCCGAGAGATCCAGCACTTCTTCTGTGAGGTCCCTGCCTTGTTGAAACTGTCCTGCTCAGACACATCACTCTATGAGACTGTCATGTACCTGTGCTGTGTCCTTATGCTCCTCATCCCTGTCATAGTTATTTTAAGCTCTTACTCCCTTATTCTCCTCACCGTCTGTAGGATGAATTCGGCTACTGGTCATAGGAAAGCATTTGCCACATGTTCCTCCCACATAactgttgtttttctcttttatggaGCTGCTGTCTATACCTATATGCTCCCTGCTTCTTATCATACTGCTGGAAAGGATATGATGGTGTCTGTCTTCTACACTATCCTAACACCTGTTATTAACCCTCTCATCTACAGTGTCCGGAATAAAGACATCACAGCAGCTTTGAAGAAAATGGTGTGGTCAAAGCAAGCTTTAGCTAATTTTCATAAGTAG